The Strix uralensis isolate ZFMK-TIS-50842 chromosome 16, bStrUra1, whole genome shotgun sequence genome has a window encoding:
- the LOC141950922 gene encoding uncharacterized protein LOC141950922, with product MQKFAQYFAEQEIYFNECLSYERERLEEDADTCLEIFRELGCLEDMDEENKLKDQPCSEQAGPLNEEHGIGPGTYIDREGVTDSLQDDVVDIKKQAEETHRHVVSLEDPQEATGWLEKQLGKTTTALTQTKEKLTKKTNELIKIGEQLTQKPKDFEMQMIKSDESAEQLKEPAEKMNTQNKRIQELMDIVEQKDDVTMRLQDLISRLEETMKDSDNTVTTMKRKFTEENSKEEIESSQLKACEETVLEVGRKRSESKAIVATEPPAEKDSAVVLNQFLNSCFWTKLAVAGLLGKEHPPLKIFKTAYASVSGVGELLIVQSYSTCCETRGFMLYVCCELTSFGQGDSAAKGEKLFT from the exons ATGCAGaaatttgcccaatattttgctgagcaggaaatatatttcaa tgagtgcctttcttatgaacgagaacggcttgaagaagatgctgacacgtGCCTGGAGATCTTCAGGGAACTTGGTTGtcttgaagacatggatgaagaaaataaactaaaggatcagccttgcagtgaacaGGCTGGACCTCTG aatgaagaacatggcatagggccaggcacctacattgatcgtGAGGGcgttactgattctctgcaggaTGATGTCGTTGatatcaaaaagcaggcagaagaaacacacagacacgtagtgtctctagaggacccacaggaagctacaggttggcttgaaaaacagctgggcaaaactaccactgcactaactcagaccaaagaaaagctgacaaagaaaaccaatgaactaatcaaaattggagagcagctgacacagaaaCCCAAAG actttgaaatgcagatgattaaatcggatgagtctgctgagcagcttaaagaaccagCTGAG aaaatgaatacgcagaataaaaggattcaagaactaatggacatcgtggagcaaaaagatgatgttaccatgagactgcaagatttgatatcccgtttagaaGAAACCATGAAAGACTCT gacaacactgtaactaccatgaaaagaaaattcacagaagAGAACTCTAAGGAAgagattgaaagcagccaattgAAGGCTTGTGAGGAGACTGTGttggaagtgggaagaaaacgcTCTGAAAGTAAGGCTATTGTGGCAACagagccacctgcagagaaag ACTCAGCTGTCGTTCTTAATCAATTTCTTAACAGTTGTTTTTGgactaaacttgctgttgctggacttctgggaaaGGAGCATCCCCCGCtcaagatttttaaaacagcCTACGCAAGCGTCAGCGGTGTCggtgagttactgattgttcagtcctACAGCACGTGCTGTGAAACTCGGGGTTTCATGCTGTATGTGTGCTGTGAACTCACCAGCTTTGGGCAAGGTGACAGTGCtgccaaaggagaaaagcttttcacctga